The following coding sequences lie in one Psychrilyobacter atlanticus DSM 19335 genomic window:
- a CDS encoding sensor domain-containing diguanylate cyclase — protein sequence MSKGFRRSFYSLYLKISMGLIAVIVTIMFLSFFFVDKLLYSYLKLQYKEQVFSVISGLDWAASGLLENKEINSLQRLTENIGSYSFIEKIRVYNTEDHIISSNNKREVGKELKERIVSEILIKNKLRSMEINFKEGRFKVAVPIKGKEYSRVTKSGIVGVLYIKVDLKGIDKLMFEYRYSIIRDITIVGVLLLIIILTLLTKKIFIPLIKLSDAAIEVSRGNYKSKIENNSKLEFNYLIDEFNHMIEQINIRDEKLRISRKKLEDYSLSLEKKVKERTKELHLSNEKFKKIAITDGLTKIYNRKYILEKLGSEIEKSIRIHEKPSIVMLDVDDFKRINDNYGHQTGDEVLKKISKVIKNSLRDIDLLGRYGGEEFIIIIPETNIEKSFHIAERIRKEVENIRYDNKNIKTTISLGVVEVVDENQHEIIRKVDKLLYKAKENGKNRVEK from the coding sequence ATGAGTAAGGGGTTTAGAAGATCCTTCTACAGTTTATATCTTAAAATTTCAATGGGGCTGATAGCCGTAATAGTTACAATTATGTTTTTATCATTTTTTTTCGTAGATAAACTTCTGTATAGTTATTTAAAACTTCAATATAAAGAACAGGTCTTCTCTGTTATTTCAGGATTAGACTGGGCAGCATCAGGTCTTTTGGAAAATAAAGAAATAAACTCTTTACAGAGATTGACAGAAAATATTGGTTCCTACTCTTTTATAGAAAAAATACGTGTTTATAATACAGAAGATCACATCATATCTTCTAATAATAAAAGGGAAGTTGGAAAAGAATTAAAGGAAAGGATTGTCAGTGAAATATTAATAAAAAATAAATTACGAAGCATGGAGATAAATTTTAAAGAGGGACGGTTTAAAGTGGCTGTTCCTATAAAGGGAAAGGAGTATAGCAGAGTGACAAAATCTGGAATAGTAGGAGTACTCTATATAAAGGTTGACCTAAAAGGGATAGATAAGCTCATGTTTGAATATAGGTATAGTATTATTAGGGATATCACTATAGTGGGAGTTCTTTTACTCATTATTATATTGACTTTATTGACCAAAAAAATATTTATTCCTCTTATTAAATTATCAGATGCTGCAATAGAAGTATCTCGTGGGAATTATAAAAGTAAAATTGAAAATAATTCTAAATTAGAATTTAATTATTTGATCGATGAATTTAATCATATGATCGAACAGATTAACATAAGGGATGAAAAATTAAGGATCAGTAGAAAAAAATTAGAAGATTATAGTTTATCATTGGAAAAAAAAGTGAAAGAACGAACCAAGGAGCTGCATCTAAGCAATGAAAAATTTAAAAAAATAGCAATTACAGATGGTTTGACTAAAATTTATAATAGGAAATATATCTTAGAAAAACTTGGCTCAGAAATAGAAAAATCAATAAGAATTCATGAGAAACCATCTATTGTTATGTTGGATGTAGATGACTTTAAAAGAATAAATGATAACTATGGTCATCAAACAGGTGATGAGGTATTAAAAAAAATAAGTAAAGTTATAAAGAACAGTTTAAGAGACATAGATTTACTTGGAAGATACGGTGGGGAAGAATTTATTATTATTATTCCTGAAACAAATATAGAAAAATCTTTTCATATAGCTGAAAGAATCAGGAAAGAAGTTGAAAATATAAGGTACGATAATAAAAATATTAAAACAACGATAAGTTTAGGAGTTGTAGAAGTAGTCGATGAAAACCAGCATGAAATTATAAGAAAGGTCGATAAACTTCTCTATAAAGCTAAAGAAAACGGGAAAAATAGGGTAGAAAAATAA
- a CDS encoding VC2662 family protein, which translates to MKKIILFLSLMVSMTITSFSETTNFQLGLTPTLNIGEGEDVKGLRVPVFFGTTEEVTGVDFNIFASDVDKFTGLQGGIFLGAGIFNKVNTEFKGAGLGLVNLHDGNSKGLLIGAGNLTNEFTGLKLGIFNYSKSNSNYEFGVINYSKETFFQVGLINIAGKINGIQIGFLNFASNGILPVMPFLNFNWKL; encoded by the coding sequence ATGAAAAAGATAATATTATTTTTAAGTTTAATGGTCAGTATGACTATAACAAGTTTTAGTGAGACTACAAATTTTCAGTTGGGATTAACTCCTACTTTAAATATAGGTGAAGGTGAAGATGTCAAAGGGCTACGTGTACCGGTATTTTTTGGAACTACAGAAGAAGTTACAGGGGTTGATTTTAACATATTTGCCAGTGACGTGGATAAATTCACAGGTCTGCAGGGTGGAATATTTTTAGGAGCAGGAATATTTAATAAAGTTAACACTGAATTTAAAGGGGCCGGTCTAGGGCTTGTTAATCTTCATGATGGGAACAGTAAGGGGCTTTTAATAGGAGCAGGAAATCTTACAAATGAGTTTACAGGATTAAAATTAGGGATATTTAATTATTCAAAATCTAATTCAAATTATGAATTTGGAGTAATCAATTACTCTAAAGAAACATTTTTTCAAGTGGGGCTTATAAATATTGCAGGGAAGATAAATGGTATTCAAATAGGGTTTTTAAACTTTGCAAGTAATGGTATTTTACCGGTAATGCCTTTTTTGAATTTTAACTGGAAGCTATAA
- a CDS encoding glycosyltransferase family 4 protein, whose protein sequence is MKILHIISQKPSDTGSGIYLKNLIKEFTDLKYSQSLVCGSEFKGELKGIDISSTYEVIFNTSELPFPIAGMSDIMPYKSTIYKEMDSSMVNLYEDAFKEQILKAVKEFNPDYILCHHLYFLTALVREWVKDIKVVGFCHGTDLRQMNTHSLKDNFILKNIKNLDKIIALHEVQKKEIQKIYSVEPHKVVPLGIGFNNKVFHSMDTKKNNEIIDIIFTGKISYAKGIRYLIEAFSSIKTDKQIRLNLIGMGHGKEYKNILTQSKKSKNEIKFWGMIEQTKLKEIYNKGHIFILPSLYEGLPLVLVEALACGLRVVASDLPGIKPWFGDVINDSNMITYIDIPERVSQDQLKEQNEEIYIENIKSALLNSLSTLHDINHNISLDRFTWKNLTSQLDDILKDLKYQ, encoded by the coding sequence ATGAAAATTCTTCATATTATATCTCAAAAACCAAGTGATACTGGAAGTGGAATCTATCTAAAAAATCTAATAAAAGAATTTACTGATTTAAAGTACTCTCAAAGTTTAGTTTGTGGCAGCGAATTTAAAGGGGAACTAAAAGGCATAGATATTTCCTCTACCTATGAAGTTATTTTCAATACATCTGAACTCCCTTTTCCAATTGCAGGTATGAGTGATATCATGCCTTATAAAAGCACTATATACAAAGAGATGGATAGTTCCATGGTAAACCTCTATGAAGATGCTTTTAAAGAGCAAATTTTAAAAGCTGTAAAAGAGTTTAATCCAGACTATATCCTCTGTCATCATTTGTATTTTTTAACTGCCTTAGTCAGGGAATGGGTCAAAGATATTAAAGTAGTTGGATTTTGTCACGGAACTGATCTTAGGCAAATGAACACACACAGCCTAAAAGATAATTTCATCCTGAAAAATATAAAAAATTTAGATAAAATAATAGCTCTTCACGAAGTTCAAAAAAAAGAAATTCAAAAGATTTATAGTGTAGAACCTCACAAGGTTGTTCCCCTTGGAATAGGATTTAATAATAAAGTTTTCCATTCGATGGATACAAAAAAAAATAATGAAATAATCGATATAATTTTTACCGGTAAAATATCTTATGCAAAGGGAATTCGGTACCTAATAGAGGCCTTTTCTTCTATTAAAACAGATAAACAAATAAGACTTAACTTGATCGGTATGGGACATGGGAAGGAATATAAAAACATTCTAACCCAGAGTAAAAAAAGTAAAAATGAGATAAAGTTTTGGGGTATGATTGAACAGACTAAATTAAAAGAGATTTACAATAAGGGACACATATTTATCCTCCCATCCTTATATGAAGGATTACCCTTAGTTTTAGTAGAAGCTCTAGCCTGTGGATTGAGAGTTGTCGCTTCTGATCTTCCCGGTATAAAGCCTTGGTTTGGAGATGTGATCAATGATTCAAATATGATCACATACATAGATATCCCAGAGAGAGTCTCTCAGGATCAGTTAAAAGAACAAAACGAAGAAATCTACATAGAAAACATAAAGAGCGCCCTTTTAAATTCTTTAAGCACTCTTCATGATATAAATCATAATATTTCTTTAGATAGATTCACATGGAAAAATTTAACTTCTCAATTAGATGATATTTTAAAAGATCTTAAATATCAGTAA
- a CDS encoding M20/M25/M40 family metallo-hydrolase, giving the protein MNRKFLMDLLDTSSPSGMEKEVQLLWLDYVKEFSHKTESDNVGNAYAVLNPEADFKVMIAAHGDEIGFMVKRIDSNGFIFLEKLGGISPKIAVGMKIKFLGKEEVVGVVGANAEHHGGVKENLTMDDIYVDCGFKNKESAIKFLNIGDMAVYKRETELLQENRIAGKALDNKTGSFIIAEVIRKLAEENLDIGVYAVNTSTEETNQGGAYFAGSKINPDMAVICDVTFATDYPGVDTNANGEFSLEGGPVLAKGAPINLKINSELEKSAEELDINLQYELTPRRTGTDADTIKYTGKGVPVALVSLPIRYMHSPVETASFYDIEDEINLLTHFILNLNPKINLNPIEG; this is encoded by the coding sequence ATGAACAGAAAATTTTTAATGGATCTTTTGGATACTTCTTCACCGTCTGGAATGGAAAAAGAAGTTCAACTTCTTTGGCTGGACTATGTGAAAGAGTTTTCCCACAAAACAGAGAGTGATAATGTAGGCAATGCATATGCAGTTTTAAACCCAGAAGCAGATTTTAAAGTTATGATCGCAGCTCATGGGGATGAAATTGGATTTATGGTTAAAAGAATCGATTCTAATGGTTTTATCTTCTTGGAGAAACTAGGGGGGATCAGTCCCAAAATTGCTGTGGGTATGAAAATAAAATTCTTGGGTAAAGAAGAGGTTGTTGGAGTAGTCGGAGCCAATGCTGAGCACCATGGAGGAGTGAAAGAAAATCTTACTATGGATGATATATATGTAGATTGTGGTTTTAAAAATAAAGAATCAGCAATAAAATTTTTAAATATTGGAGATATGGCAGTTTACAAGAGAGAAACTGAACTTTTGCAGGAGAATAGAATTGCTGGTAAAGCCTTAGATAATAAAACTGGAAGTTTCATCATAGCTGAAGTTATAAGAAAGCTGGCTGAGGAAAACCTAGATATAGGAGTTTATGCTGTAAATACAAGTACTGAAGAAACTAATCAAGGTGGAGCTTATTTTGCTGGCTCAAAAATTAACCCGGATATGGCTGTGATTTGTGACGTTACCTTTGCTACTGACTATCCCGGGGTAGATACCAATGCCAATGGAGAGTTTTCATTAGAGGGCGGACCTGTTTTAGCTAAAGGAGCTCCTATAAATCTCAAAATTAATTCAGAGTTAGAAAAATCAGCTGAAGAATTAGATATAAATTTACAATATGAGCTGACTCCTAGAAGGACTGGTACAGATGCTGATACTATAAAATATACTGGTAAAGGGGTTCCTGTAGCTTTAGTTTCTCTGCCAATCAGATATATGCACTCTCCAGTAGAAACAGCTAGTTTTTATGATATTGAAGATGAAATAAATTTACTTACTCACTTTATTTTGAATTTAAATCCTAAAATTAATTTAAACCCAATTGAGGGGTAA
- a CDS encoding CTP synthase, with translation MKQTKYIFVTGGVVSSLGKGIVAASLGRLLEERGHSVTIQKFDPYINIDPGTMNPYEHGEVFVTDDGAETDLDLGHYERFIDQNLTKYSSVTTGRIYQTVINKERKGEYLGKTVQVIPHITNEIKSRIEIVGKEVNSDFVITEIGGTVGDIESTPFLEAIRQFRYDVGRENVLYVHCALVPYLNAAGELKSKPAQHSVKQLMTLGIRPNVLVCRTEHTLPESLKEKLSLFCDLDTDAVIECIDAPTIYEVPMNLEENGLADVVCKQLGVSNEKPALTEWRAMVDKIKNPSKKVKIAVVGKYVELKDAYISIDESIKHAGYHQDIKAEVTYLQAENLDLKDLKGFDGILVPGGFGDRGVEGKIAAVKYARENKIPFLGICLGMQSAVIEYARSIMGWKDAHSAEFNSGTAHPVIDIMPDQKGVEMGGTMRLGLYPCKLKEGTLARELYGEELIYERHRHRFEFNNEFKEEMEKAGLIISGASPDGRLAEIVEVKNHPYFIAGQFHPEFKTRPNRPHPLFSGLITAAFSRTEK, from the coding sequence ATGAAACAAACTAAGTATATTTTTGTTACCGGTGGTGTAGTATCATCTTTAGGAAAGGGAATCGTAGCAGCATCTTTAGGTAGATTATTAGAGGAAAGAGGGCATTCAGTTACTATTCAAAAATTTGATCCGTATATCAATATAGATCCAGGAACAATGAATCCATATGAACATGGTGAGGTATTTGTAACTGATGATGGAGCAGAAACAGACTTAGATTTAGGTCATTATGAAAGATTTATCGACCAAAACTTAACTAAGTACAGTAGTGTAACTACTGGTAGAATCTACCAAACTGTTATCAATAAAGAAAGAAAGGGAGAATATTTAGGTAAAACTGTACAAGTTATTCCCCATATCACAAATGAGATTAAATCAAGAATCGAGATTGTAGGTAAAGAAGTAAACTCTGACTTCGTAATCACTGAAATTGGTGGAACTGTAGGAGATATCGAATCTACACCATTTTTAGAAGCTATCAGACAATTTAGATATGATGTAGGAAGAGAAAATGTATTATATGTTCATTGTGCATTAGTTCCTTATTTAAATGCCGCTGGAGAATTAAAATCTAAACCTGCACAACATTCAGTAAAACAACTTATGACTTTAGGAATAAGACCAAATGTATTAGTATGTAGAACTGAGCATACTCTTCCTGAATCATTAAAAGAAAAGTTATCACTATTCTGCGACCTAGATACTGATGCTGTGATCGAGTGTATCGATGCTCCTACTATCTATGAAGTGCCTATGAACTTAGAAGAAAATGGTTTAGCAGATGTAGTTTGCAAACAATTAGGAGTATCTAATGAAAAACCTGCTCTTACAGAATGGAGAGCTATGGTAGATAAGATCAAAAACCCTTCTAAAAAAGTTAAAATAGCTGTAGTTGGAAAATATGTAGAGTTAAAAGATGCATATATCTCTATAGACGAGTCAATAAAACATGCAGGATACCATCAAGATATCAAAGCTGAAGTAACTTATCTTCAAGCTGAGAATTTAGATTTAAAAGACCTTAAAGGATTTGACGGAATATTAGTTCCTGGAGGATTTGGAGACCGTGGAGTAGAAGGTAAGATAGCTGCAGTAAAATATGCTAGAGAGAATAAGATACCATTCTTAGGAATATGTCTTGGAATGCAGTCAGCAGTTATTGAATATGCTAGATCTATCATGGGATGGAAGGATGCTCATTCAGCTGAATTTAATTCTGGTACTGCTCATCCAGTAATAGACATAATGCCTGATCAAAAAGGTGTAGAAATGGGTGGAACTATGAGATTAGGATTATACCCTTGTAAATTAAAAGAAGGAACTTTAGCTCGTGAATTATACGGAGAAGAGTTAATCTATGAGAGACATAGACATAGATTTGAATTCAACAATGAATTCAAAGAAGAGATGGAAAAAGCTGGACTTATCATCTCAGGTGCTTCTCCAGATGGAAGATTAGCTGAAATTGTAGAAGTTAAGAACCATCCTTACTTTATCGCTGGACAATTTCATCCAGAATTTAAAACAAGACCTAATAGACCACATCCATTATTTAGTGGTTTAATTACAGCAGCATTCAGTAGAACAGAAAAATAA
- a CDS encoding protein-L-isoaspartate(D-aspartate) O-methyltransferase, with product MFEKLRESMVENQLLYRGIKDSKVIAAFLEVERHLFVEKEEVEFAYNDYPLPIGSGQTISQPYIVAYMMEKLKIEKNDIVLEVGAGSGYEAALISKIAKQVITLEVNFDLYLKSKEKLNYLGYENIEVLNKNGFEGYEEKAPYDVIIVSAAPSEIPQNLIKQLKIGGRMIVPVGRFTQQLFYIEKNGRDKFLITALAYVKFVPMIK from the coding sequence ATGTTTGAAAAACTCAGAGAATCTATGGTAGAAAATCAGCTTCTTTATCGTGGAATAAAAGACTCTAAAGTAATAGCTGCATTTTTAGAAGTTGAAAGACACCTTTTTGTCGAAAAAGAAGAGGTAGAGTTTGCCTACAATGATTATCCCCTTCCAATTGGATCAGGACAGACAATTTCCCAACCATATATCGTAGCTTATATGATGGAAAAATTAAAGATAGAAAAAAATGATATAGTTTTAGAGGTAGGAGCAGGATCGGGATATGAAGCGGCACTTATATCTAAAATTGCAAAGCAGGTTATTACTTTAGAGGTGAACTTTGACCTTTATTTGAAGTCTAAAGAAAAACTCAATTATTTAGGTTATGAAAATATTGAAGTGCTGAATAAAAATGGCTTTGAAGGGTATGAAGAAAAGGCTCCCTATGATGTGATAATAGTATCAGCTGCGCCTTCAGAAATCCCACAGAACCTCATAAAACAGTTGAAAATAGGGGGAAGGATGATTGTTCCTGTAGGCAGATTCACACAACAATTATTTTATATAGAGAAAAATGGTAGGGACAAATTTTTAATAACTGCTCTAGCCTATGTAAAGTTTGTACCTATGATCAAATAA
- a CDS encoding shikimate kinase, translated as MKQNLILIGFMGSGKSTVGRELAKVLEMNFVDTDHYIEHKENMKVKEIFALKGEKYFREIEAKYVKEISKMNNTVISTGGGVVASDANIMLLKESGFVIYLDCTIECIYKRVSRRNTRPLLNDVEDLHSRIVELLDERIDNYKKYMDDQVHIDSRTNIWDTVDKIKKMYIKFD; from the coding sequence ATGAAACAAAATTTAATTTTAATAGGATTTATGGGAAGTGGAAAATCTACAGTGGGTAGAGAGCTGGCTAAAGTTTTAGAGATGAACTTTGTAGATACAGACCATTATATAGAACACAAAGAAAATATGAAGGTAAAAGAGATATTTGCTCTGAAAGGGGAAAAATATTTCAGAGAGATTGAAGCAAAATATGTTAAAGAAATTTCCAAAATGAACAACACCGTTATTTCTACAGGGGGCGGTGTTGTAGCATCTGATGCTAATATAATGCTTTTAAAAGAAAGCGGCTTTGTAATCTATTTAGATTGCACCATTGAATGTATCTATAAGAGGGTATCCAGGAGAAATACCCGGCCTCTCCTAAATGATGTAGAGGACCTGCATTCTCGTATTGTTGAACTTTTAGACGAAAGAATCGATAATTACAAAAAATACATGGACGATCAAGTCCATATTGATTCTAGAACTAACATCTGGGATACTGTGGATAAAATAAAAAAAATGTATATTAAATTTGACTAA
- a CDS encoding ABC transporter substrate-binding protein codes for MGYKKLYLILSILFLSLTACKKYEEPIKIGVNDWPPCELWYIAEEQGYFEDTKVEIIRFSTWADSLTAFYLGKTDIVSSSYFNTLYYDKKGEGAKIILTADMIVGGDGLVVKDYIEDLKDLKEKKIAVELGTDEHFLLHKVLEKIGLKEEDVTIIPSTSKESMEKFIRGEVDACLTYEPFMSRAAEKGGGRVTFTTANLPEYIIDVLLARNEVLEVRKKDYSNIIRAWYKAQKFVKENPEEAYRIMSSKENITPKEFKSFYESFEMFSLEDNKKIFSSEKLKEKLMEMDKFLFKNDLISDRIEIEKIYTDEILIDIGDE; via the coding sequence ATGGGATATAAAAAATTATATTTAATATTAAGTATTTTATTTTTAAGTTTAACTGCCTGCAAAAAATATGAGGAACCCATAAAAATAGGGGTTAATGATTGGCCACCATGTGAATTATGGTATATAGCGGAAGAACAGGGTTATTTTGAAGATACTAAAGTGGAAATTATTAGGTTTTCTACCTGGGCAGATAGTTTAACTGCTTTTTATTTAGGGAAGACAGATATAGTAAGTTCATCATATTTTAATACTCTTTATTATGATAAAAAAGGAGAAGGTGCAAAGATAATCCTTACTGCTGATATGATAGTGGGAGGAGACGGTCTGGTAGTTAAAGATTACATTGAGGATCTAAAGGATCTAAAAGAGAAAAAAATAGCAGTAGAACTGGGAACAGATGAGCATTTTTTACTTCATAAAGTGTTAGAAAAAATAGGGCTAAAAGAGGAGGATGTTACAATAATTCCATCTACTTCTAAAGAAAGTATGGAAAAATTTATTCGTGGGGAAGTAGATGCCTGTTTAACATATGAACCTTTTATGAGCCGGGCTGCTGAAAAAGGAGGAGGGAGAGTTACTTTTACTACAGCTAATTTACCAGAGTATATAATCGATGTTTTACTTGCCCGAAATGAGGTTTTAGAGGTAAGAAAGAAAGATTATTCAAACATTATTCGTGCCTGGTATAAGGCTCAAAAATTTGTAAAGGAAAATCCAGAGGAAGCCTATAGAATAATGAGTTCTAAAGAAAACATAACACCAAAAGAATTTAAATCATTCTATGAGAGTTTTGAAATGTTTAGTTTAGAAGACAATAAAAAGATATTTAGTTCAGAAAAATTAAAAGAAAAATTGATGGAGATGGATAAATTTTTATTCAAAAATGATCTAATCTCTGACAGGATAGAGATAGAAAAAATATATACAGATGAAATTCTCATTGATATAGGAGATGAGTAA
- a CDS encoding nicotinate phosphoribosyltransferase: MKDRQLLSEFANVINSDRYQYTESDVFLKEGMQEKVAVFDMYFRKTEDGGLAVVSGIHEVIKLIEVLNSTSEEEKRKYFSPLINEEELLEYLVKLKFTGDIYAMRDGEIAYPNEPIITIKAPIIQAKILETPILNIMNMQMAIATKASRVTRAAYPTPVLSFGSRRAHGFSSAVEGNKAAYIGGCTTHSNIVTEYKYGIPSVGTMAHSYIQTFGVGREAEKESFDKFIKNRRSGNNPLILLIDTYNTLKIGIQNAIDSFKENGIDDSYEGTYGIRIDSGDLAYLSKKCRKLLDKASLYKAQIVLTNGLDENLIRALKEQDVAVDSYGVGDAIAVSKSNPCFGGVYKIVEVDGESVIKLSEDIIKISNPGFKEVYRLYDKKGLAYADLITLTDGDNDKKLLMNNETLELRDENYEFKSASLAGGDYTHKKLTKIYVKDGQITEEYSKLKDIRISRDYYLTELEKISSERKRLENPHKYKVDLSHDLRRLKYKLINKISKQIKGEI; encoded by the coding sequence ATGAAGGATAGACAACTGTTAAGTGAATTTGCAAACGTAATAAACTCCGATAGGTATCAATATACAGAAAGCGATGTTTTTTTAAAAGAGGGAATGCAGGAAAAGGTAGCTGTTTTTGACATGTACTTTCGTAAAACAGAGGATGGAGGCTTAGCTGTAGTTTCCGGTATTCATGAAGTGATTAAACTAATAGAGGTTTTAAATAGTACAAGTGAGGAAGAAAAAAGAAAATATTTTTCTCCCCTCATTAATGAGGAAGAATTATTGGAATATTTAGTAAAGTTAAAATTTACAGGTGATATATATGCGATGCGAGACGGGGAGATAGCGTATCCAAATGAGCCTATCATAACTATAAAAGCTCCTATAATTCAGGCTAAGATCTTAGAAACACCTATTTTAAATATAATGAATATGCAGATGGCAATAGCTACAAAAGCATCTCGTGTAACTAGAGCTGCTTATCCTACCCCAGTGCTATCCTTTGGAAGTAGAAGAGCACATGGATTCAGTTCTGCTGTAGAGGGTAATAAAGCAGCTTATATCGGAGGATGCACGACCCATTCAAATATTGTTACAGAATATAAATATGGTATCCCTAGTGTAGGAACTATGGCACACTCATATATTCAGACTTTTGGTGTAGGAAGGGAAGCAGAAAAAGAATCTTTTGATAAATTTATAAAAAATAGAAGAAGTGGAAATAACCCTCTTATTCTTTTAATAGATACCTATAATACCTTGAAGATCGGAATTCAGAATGCTATTGATTCTTTTAAAGAAAATGGGATAGATGACTCCTACGAAGGGACTTACGGTATAAGGATTGACTCAGGAGATTTAGCATACCTGTCTAAAAAATGCAGAAAATTATTGGATAAGGCATCACTTTATAAGGCTCAAATAGTTTTGACCAATGGATTAGATGAAAATTTAATAAGAGCTTTAAAGGAACAGGATGTCGCAGTAGACTCTTATGGTGTAGGAGATGCTATTGCTGTAAGTAAGTCAAATCCTTGTTTTGGAGGGGTATATAAAATTGTAGAAGTTGACGGAGAATCGGTAATAAAGCTATCGGAGGATATTATTAAGATATCAAATCCTGGTTTTAAAGAAGTTTACAGGCTCTATGATAAAAAGGGATTAGCTTATGCAGATTTAATAACTTTAACTGATGGAGATAATGATAAGAAGCTGTTGATGAATAATGAAACTTTAGAACTTAGAGATGAAAATTATGAGTTTAAAAGTGCTAGTTTGGCAGGGGGGGATTATACCCATAAAAAGCTTACTAAAATATATGTAAAAGATGGTCAAATAACTGAAGAATATTCAAAGCTAAAAGATATAAGGATTTCAAGGGATTATTATTTGACAGAATTAGAAAAAATATCTAGCGAAAGAAAAAGGTTGGAAAATCCACATAAATATAAGGTAGACTTATCTCATGATTTGAGAAGATTAAAATATAAGCTTATAAATAAAATATCTAAACAAATCAAGGGTGAAATATAG
- a CDS encoding CatB-related O-acetyltransferase, with protein MKKDHWFYTKLIKDEITNENIEAGVGSYYSGYYQDGNFEDHNVRYLYGTPKDKELADIRWVPDKLKIGKYNSIASGVVFMMGGNSTHNLNFVSVYPFPAIIENAYESRGDTVVGNDVWLGMEAMVMPGIKIGHGSVVAARSVVTKDVPPYTIVGGNPAKVIRRRFSEAEIEMLLEMKWWDWSEEEINLALPYFIKGVEDLYEYWKQLKNEHDVASKKA; from the coding sequence ATGAAAAAAGATCATTGGTTTTATACAAAACTTATAAAGGACGAAATAACAAATGAAAATATTGAGGCAGGGGTAGGAAGTTATTATTCAGGCTATTATCAGGATGGGAATTTTGAGGATCATAATGTAAGGTATCTTTATGGAACCCCTAAGGATAAAGAGTTGGCAGATATTAGATGGGTCCCTGATAAATTAAAGATAGGTAAATACAACTCTATAGCTAGTGGAGTAGTATTTATGATGGGAGGAAATTCAACACATAATTTAAATTTTGTTTCAGTTTATCCATTTCCTGCCATTATAGAAAATGCTTACGAAAGTCGTGGAGACACTGTAGTTGGGAATGATGTTTGGCTGGGGATGGAAGCTATGGTCATGCCAGGAATTAAGATAGGACATGGTTCAGTAGTTGCTGCAAGAAGTGTAGTAACAAAAGATGTTCCTCCTTATACTATAGTCGGTGGAAACCCGGCTAAGGTTATAAGGAGAAGGTTTTCAGAGGCCGAGATTGAGATGTTATTAGAAATGAAATGGTGGGATTGGTCTGAGGAGGAGATAAATTTAGCTTTACCATACTTTATAAAAGGGGTTGAAGATCTCTATGAATATTGGAAACAATTAAAAAATGAACATGACGTTGCCTCCAAAAAGGCATAG